Proteins encoded within one genomic window of Eurosta solidaginis isolate ZX-2024a chromosome 1, ASM4086904v1, whole genome shotgun sequence:
- the alphaTub84B gene encoding tubulin alpha-1 chain gives MRECISIHVGQAGVQIGNACWELYCLEHGIQPDGQMPSDKTVGGGDDSFNTFFSETGAGKHVPRAVFVDLEPTVVDEVRTGTYRQLFHPEQLITGKEDAANNYARGHYTIGKEIVDLVLDRIRKLADQCTGLQGFLIFHSFGGGTGSGFTSLLMERLSVDYGKKSKLEFAIYPAPQVSTAVVEPYNSILTTHTTLEHSDCAFMVDNEAIYDICRRNLDIERPTYTNLNRLIGQIVSSITASLRFDGALNVDLTEFQTNLVPYPRIHFPLVTYAPVISAEKAYHEQLSVAEITNACFEPANQMVKCDPRHGKYMACCMLYRGDVVPKDVNAAIATIKTKRTIQFVDWCPTGFKVGINYQPPTVVPGGDLAKVQRAVCMLSNTTAIAEAWARLDHKFDLMYAKRAFVHWYVGEGMEEGEFSEAREDLAALEKDYEEVGMDSGDGEGEGAEEY, from the exons ATG cGTGAATGTATCTCCATCCATGTCGGTCAAGCTGGTGTTCAGATTGGTAACGCTTGCTGGGAATTGTACTGCTTGGAGCATGGTATCCAGCCTGATGGCCAGATGCCTTCTGATAAGACTGTCGGTGGCGGTGATGATTCATTCAATACCTTCTTCAGCGAAACTGGCGCAGGCAAGCACGTACCCCGTGCTGTATTTGTCGATTTGGAACCCACTGTAGTAGATGAAGTGCGCACTGGTACCTACCGCCAATTGTTCCATCCCGAACAGTTGATTACTGGTAAGGAAGATGCTGCCAACAATTATGCCCGTGGTCACTACACGATCGGTAAGGAGATCGTTGATTTGGTTTTGGATCGCATCCGTAAATTGGCCGATCAGTGCACCGGTTTACAAGGTTTCCTCATCTTCCATTCCTTCGGTGGTGGCACCGGTTCGGGTTTCACTTCACTTTTGATGGAGCGTCTTTCCGTTGATTATGGCAAAAAATCGAAATTGGAATTTGCTATCTACCCTGCACCTCAAGTGTCGACAGCTGTTGTCGAACCATACAACTCAATCTTGACCACCCACACAACTCTGGAGCATTCGGACTGCGCATTCATGGTTGATAATGAGGCTATCTACGATATTTGCCGTCGTAACTTGGATATTGAGCGCCCTACCTACACTAATCTGAATCGATTGATTGGTCAAATTGTATCATCTATTACTGCCTCCCTACGTTTCGATGGTGCGCTTAATGTGGATTTGACTGAATTCCAAACTAACTTGGTGCCCTACCCACGTATTCATTTCCCATTGGTCACATACGCTCCAGTCATCTCTGCGGAAAAAGCATATCACGAACAACTATCAGTTGCTGAGATTACAAATGCATGCTTCGAACCAGCCAACCAGATGGTGAAATGTGATCCACGTCACGGTAAATACATGGCTTGCTGTATGTTGTATCGTGGTGATGTTGTGCCCAAGGATGTTAATGCCGCCATTGCTACAATCAAAACCAAACGTACCATTCAATTCGTTGACTGGTGTCCAACGGGTTTCAAAGTCGGTATTAACTACCAGCCACCTACTGTGGTACCTGGTGGTGATTTGGCTAAGGTTCAGCGCGCTGTCTGCATGTTGTCCAACACCACTGCTATTGCCGAGGCCTGGGCGCGTTTGGATCATAAATTCGATTTGATGTATGCCAAGCGTGCTTTCGTGCACTGGTATGTTGGTGAGGGTATGGAAGAAGGTGAATTCTCAGAGGCGCGTGAAGATTTGGCTGCACTCGAGAAGGATTACGAGGAAGTTGGCATGGACTCTGGCGATGGTGAGGGTGAAGGTGCCGAAGAGTATTAA